A genomic stretch from Candidatus Methanomassiliicoccus intestinalis Issoire-Mx1 includes:
- the purH gene encoding bifunctional phosphoribosylaminoimidazolecarboxamide formyltransferase/IMP cyclohydrolase, which yields MVKIERALVSVSDKNGIVDFADALRSRGVELISTGGTAALLNDKGIPTVNVSDITGFPEMLDGRVKTLHPNVHAGILARRDVPEHMEQLKKMNIKKIDMVVVNLYPFKETVLKPNSTLENIIENIDIGGPSMIRAAAKNYNSVAVVTDPSYYNPIIEEMDSSNGEIGEETLKRLMLEAYRSTAAYDCMISEYLGGVFPTEQFPKYLTIGMEKVQDLRYGENPSQAAAFYADPFTKGVAASRLEKLHGKEISFNNILDIESALSLLREFEERPCAVVIKHTNPCGIACADNIYDAFITAYNVDSLAAFGCVIGLNRECDVATADEISKHFVEIVMAPSFAPEALEILTKKKNVRIMRTNEAVTLADAPTLKMKYVKGGMLVQSADNSQVTRDNLRVVTNRAPTEEEIKTLLFANRVVKHIWSNTVILAKGERVVGIGAGQMSRVDSSFIAGHKAGEDAKGSVMASDAFFPFRDGVDEAAKVGATAIIQPGGSIRDEEVIQAANEHNMAMVFTGTRVFRH from the coding sequence TTGGTCAAGATTGAACGCGCACTTGTAAGTGTCTCGGATAAAAATGGCATAGTAGACTTCGCAGATGCCTTGCGCTCACGCGGAGTAGAGTTAATTTCAACTGGTGGAACCGCGGCTCTGCTCAATGACAAGGGCATCCCTACCGTGAATGTTTCAGACATCACCGGATTTCCGGAGATGCTTGATGGACGCGTTAAAACACTGCATCCAAATGTACATGCTGGTATACTGGCCCGCAGAGATGTTCCTGAGCACATGGAACAGCTTAAAAAAATGAACATCAAGAAGATCGATATGGTTGTTGTAAACCTGTATCCTTTCAAAGAAACAGTTCTTAAACCAAATTCTACTTTGGAAAACATCATCGAAAACATCGATATCGGTGGTCCTTCCATGATCCGCGCTGCCGCCAAGAACTACAATTCAGTGGCAGTTGTTACTGATCCTTCCTATTATAATCCAATAATCGAAGAGATGGACAGCAGCAATGGGGAAATCGGCGAGGAGACGCTTAAACGTCTGATGCTTGAAGCATACCGCTCCACAGCTGCTTATGACTGTATGATCTCTGAGTATCTCGGAGGAGTGTTCCCCACAGAACAGTTCCCGAAGTATCTTACCATCGGCATGGAGAAAGTCCAGGATCTCCGCTACGGCGAAAATCCTTCCCAGGCTGCAGCTTTCTATGCTGATCCATTTACCAAGGGCGTGGCAGCTTCCCGTCTGGAGAAACTGCACGGAAAAGAGATTTCATTCAACAATATTCTCGATATTGAATCAGCACTTTCTCTTTTACGTGAATTCGAAGAGCGTCCCTGTGCAGTCGTGATTAAGCATACCAATCCCTGCGGGATTGCCTGTGCCGATAACATCTATGACGCATTCATTACCGCTTACAACGTTGATTCTCTGGCCGCTTTCGGTTGTGTTATCGGTCTGAACAGAGAATGCGATGTAGCTACTGCTGATGAAATCAGCAAGCATTTTGTAGAGATTGTCATGGCACCATCCTTTGCACCCGAGGCTCTTGAGATTCTTACTAAAAAGAAGAATGTCAGGATCATGAGGACCAACGAAGCTGTAACTCTGGCTGACGCCCCGACACTGAAGATGAAATATGTCAAAGGCGGAATGCTCGTGCAAAGTGCTGATAATTCTCAGGTCACAAGAGACAATCTGAGAGTGGTAACCAACCGCGCTCCGACTGAGGAAGAAATCAAGACTCTGCTGTTCGCCAACAGAGTAGTCAAACATATCTGGTCCAATACTGTCATTCTTGCTAAAGGCGAAAGAGTTGTAGGAATCGGAGCCGGGCAGATGTCCCGTGTCGATTCTTCATTCATTGCTGGACACAAGGCAGGCGAGGATGCAAAAGGCTCAGTGATGGCTTCCGATGCCTTCTTCCCCTTCAGGGACGGAGTCGATGAGGCTGCTAAAGTGGGAGCCACCGCAATCATCCAGCCGGGCGGATCCATCCGTGATGAAGAAGTGATTCAGGCTGCCAACGAACATAACATGGCAATGGTGTTTACCGGAACCAGAGTCTTCAGGCACTGA
- a CDS encoding glycosyltransferase, with translation MQSVSVCICAYNEANNIEKAIRSLYVQQIEGFVLKKTYVVSSASTDDTDKIVTELINEYPTLELIVQEKREGKNSAINAALSRVDTDIVVLFNADNVFRDSKCLMPLLAPFDDPQTGIVGGHPIPTNDISTFVGFASHMIWEMHHNISLKVPKIGELIAFRNLGISLTVGKQSDEDIMKMELERKGYHSVYAPDAVVLNRGPDTVKDFLKQRIRVNIGEQYMKKDYDFEIPTWDKKLILHATLDSMKTLGFHPFKFIFSISLELYSRVKAARHVSNQKGDVVMWDIVESTKKL, from the coding sequence ATGCAGTCTGTTTCAGTATGTATATGCGCATATAATGAAGCCAATAATATCGAGAAAGCAATTCGCTCGCTTTATGTGCAGCAGATTGAAGGGTTTGTGCTGAAGAAAACGTATGTTGTTTCAAGCGCCAGCACTGATGATACAGATAAAATAGTCACCGAACTCATCAATGAATATCCTACATTGGAACTCATCGTGCAGGAAAAAAGAGAAGGTAAAAACTCAGCAATCAACGCTGCTCTGAGTCGTGTTGATACAGACATCGTTGTTTTGTTCAATGCAGATAATGTCTTCCGTGACAGCAAATGTCTTATGCCGCTGTTGGCGCCTTTTGACGATCCGCAGACTGGTATAGTAGGAGGACATCCGATACCTACCAATGACATCTCTACATTTGTAGGGTTTGCTTCCCATATGATCTGGGAAATGCATCATAACATTTCTCTTAAAGTCCCGAAAATCGGGGAGCTCATAGCCTTTAGAAATCTGGGAATCTCGCTGACTGTGGGCAAGCAGTCTGACGAGGATATTATGAAGATGGAACTGGAACGGAAAGGTTATCACAGCGTCTATGCACCTGATGCAGTTGTTCTGAACCGCGGTCCTGATACCGTCAAAGACTTTCTTAAGCAGCGGATCAGGGTTAATATCGGCGAGCAATATATGAAAAAAGATTATGATTTTGAAATTCCCACCTGGGATAAAAAATTAATTCTCCATGCAACGCTTGATTCAATGAAGACCTTGGGATTTCATCCTTTCAAGTTCATCTTCTCTATTTCATTGGAATTATACTCCCGGGTAAAAGCGGCTCGCCACGTATCAAACCAGAAAGGTGATGTGGTGATGTGGGACATAGTTGAGAGCACTAAAAAGCTCTAA
- a CDS encoding glycosyltransferase family 4 protein, with protein MKVVVLCRKLEGMPANGFDRYSHDLVENLSKLPEVEIILPNQTPSLDIRSYGSVASPLYYDIFLPIVTILRGRMKGDVFHAVTDGQAVVFPWLKGKKILTMHHVDKTPPIGVKEKIFRVFYGFGTRMGVEHADMIICISEQTKKEIQEAYGVEDSRLCVINHSVSSRFQQLPDVKKERVVGYLGALKNRKNLEFMIRTAAAYKKMYPDDKVIFSICGEGPENGRLKSLTAQLALDDTIEFRGKIPDDGLVNTYNSFKLFCLPSLQEGFGLPVIEAERCGVPVLTIADAMIPEEVVTAATKCQDEEDMAAKIHLLLDDETAYQEAVDKSLKHSQIFSPECTAKQTLEVYQKVLGRS; from the coding sequence ATGAAAGTTGTGGTGCTCTGCCGAAAACTAGAAGGTATGCCAGCTAACGGTTTTGACAGGTATTCTCATGATCTTGTAGAAAATCTTTCAAAATTACCGGAAGTCGAGATCATTCTGCCCAATCAGACGCCATCTTTGGATATACGATCTTATGGTTCTGTAGCTAGTCCGTTGTACTATGACATTTTTCTTCCGATCGTTACCATTCTCCGCGGACGCATGAAAGGTGATGTATTCCACGCCGTCACAGATGGCCAAGCGGTTGTTTTTCCATGGTTGAAAGGCAAAAAGATACTGACGATGCATCATGTTGACAAGACCCCGCCGATCGGTGTCAAAGAAAAGATCTTCCGCGTCTTTTACGGCTTCGGCACAAGGATGGGAGTCGAACACGCCGATATGATTATCTGTATTTCTGAACAGACGAAAAAAGAGATTCAAGAAGCATATGGAGTAGAAGATTCGCGGCTGTGCGTCATCAACCACTCTGTTTCCAGCCGCTTCCAGCAGCTGCCTGATGTTAAAAAAGAAAGAGTCGTGGGGTATCTGGGAGCACTTAAAAACAGAAAGAATCTTGAATTTATGATCAGAACTGCAGCAGCTTACAAAAAAATGTATCCGGATGATAAGGTAATCTTTTCCATATGCGGAGAAGGTCCAGAAAATGGAAGGTTGAAGTCTCTGACTGCACAACTTGCATTAGATGATACCATTGAATTCCGGGGGAAAATTCCCGATGATGGGTTGGTAAATACCTACAATTCATTCAAGCTCTTCTGCCTTCCCAGCCTGCAGGAAGGCTTTGGACTGCCGGTAATTGAAGCTGAACGCTGCGGCGTGCCTGTATTGACGATTGCCGATGCAATGATACCAGAGGAGGTTGTGACGGCAGCCACAAAGTGCCAAGACGAAGAAGATATGGCAGCAAAAATCCACCTTCTGCTTGATGATGAGACTGCTTATCAAGAAGCAGTTGATAAGAGCCTGAAACACTCACAGATTTTCAGCCCTGAGTGTACTGCAAAACAAACTTTGGAAGTTTATCAAAAGGTTCTCGGCAGAAGTTAA
- a CDS encoding branched-chain amino acid transaminase, with product MNALKIWYDGELVDAQEAKVSLLSFGLQYGWGVFEGIRAYRSNTNVSVFRLKDHIERLFRSAKILGLEIPNSPDELCQAVKETVKANPAADYIRPVAFAGEGSSLSLGTLDMPVHVAVAAVSMGEYVPGAAERGIEVFTSPWEKPRWRAAAVSAKICGGYVGLIMAKRDAMQKGADEALMLNSSGMIAEGSAENFFIVKGETISTPSLTAGILGGITRDTVMQLASDLGYAVEEREIVWDEAVSADEVFMCGTALEIQAVRAIDGRIIGSGSPGWITKQIMREYSDAANGRIPKHLAWCDMIEDAPTIRS from the coding sequence GTGAACGCTTTAAAAATCTGGTATGACGGGGAGTTAGTGGATGCTCAAGAGGCTAAAGTTTCTCTCCTTTCTTTTGGACTGCAATACGGCTGGGGTGTTTTCGAAGGTATCAGAGCCTATCGCTCAAATACTAACGTTTCCGTTTTCCGCTTGAAAGACCACATCGAACGGCTTTTTCGTTCCGCTAAAATCCTGGGTCTAGAGATCCCGAATTCTCCGGATGAACTCTGTCAGGCAGTTAAAGAAACTGTGAAAGCAAATCCCGCTGCTGATTACATCAGGCCGGTAGCTTTTGCAGGAGAAGGCAGCTCATTGTCACTGGGAACACTGGATATGCCTGTTCATGTGGCGGTGGCCGCTGTAAGCATGGGTGAGTATGTACCAGGCGCAGCTGAAAGAGGAATTGAGGTATTTACTTCTCCTTGGGAAAAGCCCCGTTGGAGGGCTGCAGCCGTTTCTGCCAAGATATGCGGCGGCTATGTCGGGCTGATCATGGCTAAACGTGATGCTATGCAGAAAGGAGCTGACGAAGCGCTGATGCTGAACAGCTCTGGGATGATTGCTGAAGGTTCAGCTGAAAATTTCTTTATTGTTAAGGGGGAGACTATCTCCACACCTTCACTGACAGCAGGTATTCTCGGCGGGATCACCCGCGATACGGTAATGCAGCTTGCATCTGACCTTGGCTATGCAGTTGAAGAGAGGGAGATTGTATGGGATGAGGCTGTGTCTGCCGATGAAGTCTTTATGTGCGGCACGGCTTTAGAAATTCAGGCTGTAAGGGCAATAGATGGCAGAATAATCGGCTCTGGCTCTCCCGGATGGATAACAAAACAGATCATGAGGGAATATTCTGATGCTGCCAACGGGCGCATTCCTAAACATCTGGCCTGGTGTGATATGATTGAGGATGCCCCAACTATTCGGAGCTAA
- a CDS encoding sugar phosphate nucleotidyltransferase: MFRPLNGVILAGGEGTRLRPLTDSLPKPMLPILDVPCIKYVVSSLAQAGIQGVYLTCGYKSEDLIQNLRNVDFGVDVHFTVEEQPAGTAGAVKLLEDQLSDVFVVASGDVLADVDMNVLLNEHQQSGAVATMALTSVENPSEFGIVGLDETGAVTRFKEKPAAEEVFSNLINAGIYILNKEVLEYIPAGEKFDFSKQLFPALLEDGKKIQGSVLQGMWVDIGHPDDLLRANLQMAERRGTMGDRNNARCEGPIVSSNFATSRCTVVGPAYIGANVSIGDNAVLNSAAVGHDSVIGADSELNGVFMRNNCTIGRDCRLQNVLLGEGCKITDGSILSDAIFGDYQTS, encoded by the coding sequence ATGTTTAGACCGCTTAATGGTGTAATTCTAGCGGGGGGAGAGGGAACAAGACTCCGGCCCCTGACGGATTCGTTGCCGAAACCTATGTTGCCGATACTTGATGTCCCATGCATCAAATATGTTGTAAGCTCATTGGCTCAGGCAGGAATACAAGGAGTATACCTGACTTGTGGCTACAAATCAGAGGATCTGATCCAGAATCTTCGCAATGTAGACTTTGGTGTCGATGTTCATTTCACAGTTGAAGAACAGCCAGCTGGTACTGCCGGGGCTGTCAAACTCCTTGAGGACCAACTTTCTGATGTTTTTGTTGTAGCTAGTGGGGATGTGCTTGCAGATGTTGATATGAATGTACTGCTTAATGAGCATCAGCAGTCTGGAGCAGTAGCGACAATGGCTTTAACAAGTGTAGAAAACCCCAGCGAGTTCGGAATTGTGGGACTGGATGAAACAGGGGCTGTGACTCGTTTTAAAGAGAAACCTGCGGCAGAAGAAGTTTTTTCAAACCTCATTAATGCTGGCATCTATATTCTTAACAAAGAAGTGCTGGAGTACATTCCTGCTGGTGAAAAATTTGACTTTTCTAAGCAACTTTTCCCCGCTCTTCTGGAAGATGGTAAAAAGATTCAAGGATCGGTGCTGCAGGGGATGTGGGTTGACATTGGTCATCCAGATGATCTGCTGCGAGCCAATCTGCAGATGGCTGAACGCCGGGGTACAATGGGTGATCGTAACAATGCTCGTTGCGAGGGGCCGATAGTTTCTTCTAATTTTGCTACCAGCAGATGTACGGTCGTTGGACCGGCTTACATAGGTGCAAATGTTTCTATTGGTGACAACGCTGTTTTGAACTCTGCGGCTGTCGGACACGATTCAGTAATCGGTGCAGACTCGGAATTAAACGGTGTTTTCATGCGGAACAACTGCACAATTGGACGCGACTGCCGTCTCCAGAATGTATTACTGGGCGAAGGCTGCAAAATTACTGACGGGTCTATACTCTCTGATGCAATATTCGGTGATTATCAAACGTCTTAA
- a CDS encoding rubrerythrin family protein — MSTADNLMSAFAGESQANRKYLAFAKQAEADGYPEIAKLFRAAAEAETIHALAHFKVAGGIKSTAENLQAAISGENYEHTEMYPEFIKEAESEGNKAAVRTFSYANEVEKVHEALYKAAAEVLASGKDLGAKKLYICPVCGDLEYGEPPEVCPVCGAKGSVFKEVL, encoded by the coding sequence ATGTCTACAGCAGATAATCTTATGAGCGCCTTTGCAGGCGAATCACAGGCTAACAGAAAATATCTAGCTTTCGCAAAGCAGGCTGAAGCTGATGGTTATCCTGAAATTGCCAAACTTTTCAGGGCTGCAGCTGAAGCCGAAACAATCCATGCTCTTGCTCACTTTAAGGTTGCAGGAGGAATTAAATCCACTGCAGAGAACCTGCAGGCTGCCATCTCAGGTGAGAACTATGAACATACTGAGATGTATCCAGAGTTTATCAAGGAGGCCGAGTCCGAAGGCAACAAAGCCGCTGTCAGAACCTTTTCATATGCCAATGAAGTCGAAAAGGTCCACGAGGCTTTGTATAAAGCAGCTGCCGAAGTGCTTGCTTCTGGCAAGGATCTGGGCGCAAAAAAGCTCTACATCTGTCCAGTCTGTGGAGATTTAGAATACGGAGAACCTCCAGAAGTATGCCCGGTCTGCGGTGCCAAAGGCTCTGTCTTCAAAGAAGTTCTCTGA
- a CDS encoding glycosyltransferase encodes MQDSDFQRFSVILPTFNEAENIEKMASTLFGLYPGIKVLVMDDNSQDGTIEICREIEKNNADFRINVRDIKDKGLTASAMEGIVKSETEYYIVMDSDFQHPPAILRKLMEELLSGSDMVIGRRSEKGALSTGRRLSSDAAQYLAAFYLCFIGQQGSKDIMSGLFGGRTEMCRKVIQEKEQEFERMGFKILFDLLKFINPEAKITEVEYEFGARAGGESKISSTIIISVLRQCGVFGKGCASIANAVLSKK; translated from the coding sequence ATGCAAGATTCCGATTTCCAGCGTTTCTCTGTAATTCTCCCTACCTTCAATGAAGCAGAAAATATAGAAAAAATGGCATCAACACTCTTTGGACTGTACCCAGGAATAAAAGTTCTCGTAATGGATGACAATTCTCAAGATGGTACCATCGAGATCTGCAGGGAAATAGAGAAGAATAACGCTGATTTTAGAATCAATGTAAGAGACATTAAAGATAAGGGCTTGACTGCAAGCGCCATGGAAGGGATTGTAAAGAGTGAGACGGAGTATTATATAGTGATGGATTCCGATTTCCAGCACCCTCCGGCAATCCTTAGAAAATTGATGGAGGAATTATTGTCCGGTTCTGATATGGTCATCGGCAGACGTTCAGAGAAAGGTGCTTTGAGTACGGGCCGGAGATTATCATCTGATGCGGCACAGTATCTGGCCGCCTTCTATCTATGTTTTATCGGCCAGCAGGGTTCGAAAGACATTATGAGCGGTTTGTTCGGTGGTCGCACAGAGATGTGCCGCAAAGTTATTCAGGAAAAAGAGCAGGAATTTGAACGCATGGGTTTTAAAATCCTTTTTGATCTGTTGAAGTTTATCAATCCTGAGGCAAAGATTACTGAAGTGGAATATGAATTCGGCGCCCGGGCCGGGGGCGAGTCTAAAATCAGTTCCACAATTATAATCTCGGTCTTAAGGCAGTGCGGAGTCTTCGGTAAAGGCTGCGCCAGCATTGCCAATGCAGTCCTTTCTAAAAAATAA
- a CDS encoding glycosyltransferase family 4 protein, protein MNWRDITHPQSGGAENFVHELGKRLAANHEVTLFCARYPHSLKEDVIDGIHIQRMGNRFSVYLRAALAFRKNRYDLVIDDINGVPFFSTLYADAEVIPVIHHIMDKEIFQRELSSFLGWFGYTLQTLIPKIYHRQRFVVVSESTKQDVADRFKIPASRLAVVHCGVAVNSLNLLPKSEVPTISYVGRIKPYKRIDDILRAFSMILKRLPDAKLIIAGRGDAEDLISLVKELGIVSNVEFRGEVSEEEKAQILSSSWISMIASVKEGWGIGPMEANACGTPVVGYDVPGIHDSMRNGHTAILVEDGCVNRLSEAALELLLHSSERLRMSREACEWAAKFTWDNTAKDFLAVLSSDACPCNVKGNDAPLRI, encoded by the coding sequence TTGAACTGGCGTGATATCACACATCCGCAGAGTGGCGGTGCGGAAAATTTCGTTCATGAGCTTGGGAAACGTCTGGCCGCCAATCATGAAGTGACTCTTTTCTGTGCTCGTTATCCTCATTCCCTTAAAGAAGATGTAATCGATGGTATTCATATACAGAGAATGGGAAACCGTTTCAGCGTTTATCTCCGAGCCGCTTTGGCTTTCCGCAAGAACCGCTATGATCTGGTAATTGATGACATCAACGGAGTTCCCTTTTTCTCTACTCTTTATGCTGATGCTGAAGTAATTCCGGTGATCCATCATATAATGGATAAAGAAATATTTCAACGTGAACTTTCTTCCTTTCTCGGCTGGTTTGGATATACTCTGCAGACATTAATTCCTAAAATTTACCACCGGCAGAGGTTTGTTGTTGTTTCTGAAAGCACTAAGCAGGATGTGGCTGACAGGTTTAAGATTCCAGCGTCTCGTCTGGCAGTTGTACACTGCGGGGTTGCTGTCAATTCACTAAATCTTCTGCCTAAAAGCGAGGTACCGACTATTTCTTATGTCGGGCGGATAAAACCTTACAAACGGATTGATGACATCTTACGCGCTTTTTCGATGATCCTGAAACGGCTGCCGGATGCAAAACTGATCATTGCTGGACGCGGAGATGCTGAAGACTTAATCTCTCTGGTAAAAGAACTCGGGATAGTTTCAAATGTTGAATTCCGCGGAGAGGTCAGCGAAGAAGAAAAGGCACAGATCCTATCATCTTCCTGGATTTCGATGATTGCATCGGTAAAAGAGGGCTGGGGAATCGGGCCGATGGAGGCCAATGCCTGCGGTACTCCGGTTGTCGGTTATGACGTGCCGGGAATTCATGATTCTATGCGCAACGGTCATACTGCTATTTTGGTTGAGGATGGTTGTGTAAACCGCCTCTCTGAAGCCGCATTAGAGCTGTTGCTGCACAGCAGTGAAAGGTTGAGAATGAGCCGTGAAGCATGCGAATGGGCGGCTAAATTTACCTGGGACAATACTGCTAAGGATTTTCTTGCCGTATTGTCGTCTGATGCTTGCCCCTGTAATGTTAAAGGCAACGATGCGCCTCTACGTATCTAA
- the ppcA gene encoding phosphoenolpyruvate carboxylase produces the protein MTSFNIPRCMSTQHPDNVNPPFFAESPEMGGEDEIQEAYYVFSHLECDEQMWDCEGKEVDNFVVKKLLSKYEWYFREKQIGKDLFLTLRVPNPTVEKDEAKILLETLESIPRSFDTAQLFYQNDIPPIFEVILPMTSSALSLDRVYSYYRNFVVGKQHMLFDDSTPVSDWIGTFEPEAINVIPLFEDLDHMLDAHNITEKYISGKNLDYQRVFLARSDPAMNYGDLSAILMNKIALYNLQELQERSGVEIFPIIGVGSAPFRGDLKPDNVNEIMEEYPSVQTFTVQSAFKYDNSNEKVRSGIQQLNDSCKKNAHEIDQQQAEDIITRCSTSYRKRLVKLAPLICEVSNYVPRRRKRKLHIGLFGYSRSMEGVKLPRAIGFCCALYSLGIPPELLGMDALTEKDLDFVRDVCPHFDTSMRSALQFMNPDILSSMPDIAKAVDTLSIDYETDESHREITSYISSNLRQSKDLGEFVLRAANQRGFLG, from the coding sequence ATGACCTCTTTCAACATTCCTCGCTGTATGAGTACCCAGCACCCTGATAATGTCAATCCGCCTTTTTTTGCAGAATCGCCAGAAATGGGTGGTGAAGATGAGATTCAGGAAGCTTATTACGTGTTTTCTCACTTAGAATGTGATGAACAGATGTGGGATTGTGAAGGTAAGGAAGTTGATAACTTTGTGGTCAAAAAATTGCTTTCCAAATATGAGTGGTATTTCCGTGAGAAGCAGATAGGCAAAGATCTTTTTCTTACATTGCGTGTGCCCAATCCAACTGTAGAAAAAGATGAAGCCAAGATTTTGCTGGAAACGCTGGAGTCGATTCCCCGTTCCTTTGATACTGCTCAGTTGTTCTATCAAAACGACATCCCGCCTATTTTTGAAGTAATCCTGCCGATGACTTCTTCAGCTCTGTCGCTGGATCGTGTCTACAGTTACTATCGCAATTTTGTGGTAGGTAAACAGCACATGCTTTTTGATGATTCAACGCCAGTATCTGACTGGATCGGAACATTTGAACCCGAAGCCATCAATGTCATCCCTCTTTTTGAAGATCTTGATCATATGCTGGATGCACACAATATTACTGAAAAATACATCAGCGGCAAAAATCTGGATTATCAGCGCGTATTCCTAGCCCGCTCTGACCCTGCTATGAACTATGGCGATCTTAGTGCCATACTTATGAACAAAATTGCTCTATATAATCTTCAAGAGTTGCAAGAGAGAAGCGGTGTTGAGATATTCCCCATAATCGGTGTTGGTTCAGCACCTTTCAGAGGAGATCTGAAGCCAGATAATGTAAACGAAATCATGGAAGAATACCCGTCCGTGCAGACTTTTACAGTTCAATCCGCTTTCAAATATGATAATTCAAATGAGAAAGTCCGCAGCGGCATCCAGCAGCTCAATGACAGTTGCAAAAAGAACGCTCATGAAATTGATCAGCAGCAGGCTGAGGACATCATAACGCGTTGCTCTACCTCCTACCGCAAGCGTCTTGTCAAACTAGCACCGCTCATCTGTGAAGTTTCTAACTATGTCCCGCGTAGGAGGAAAAGGAAACTGCACATTGGTCTCTTTGGTTACTCCCGCAGCATGGAAGGTGTAAAACTGCCGCGGGCAATCGGCTTTTGCTGTGCTTTATACTCTTTAGGAATTCCACCAGAGCTGCTGGGTATGGATGCTTTAACAGAAAAGGATCTAGACTTTGTTCGTGACGTCTGCCCGCACTTTGACACGAGTATGCGTTCGGCTCTGCAGTTCATGAATCCAGATATTCTCAGTTCAATGCCTGACATCGCCAAGGCCGTAGACACACTCAGTATCGATTATGAGACTGATGAATCACACCGTGAAATCACCTCATATATCTCCAGCAATCTGAGACAGTCTAAAGATCTTGGTGAGTTTGTACTGCGAGCAGCTAATCAAAGAGGTTTCTTAGGCTGA